The genomic region TCCTTCGAGATTTGCAAGATGATATTGCCTTCATGAAACCAGAGAGGAGGCTATGAGAAAGGAATATTCAGAGATGAAGAAAGAGCTTTTGGacaagaaagacaaaataaaagcTCAGAGTCAAAAGAAGAATAGAGTCAAGGAAATCTTGCAGACAATAAAGGCAAATGACAaagagggaagagcagagaaaagaaaagaagaccaGAGCCGGAAGTCCCCTAGCTGAAGGACAGGAGGGCTAGAAAGAGAGAAGCGAGAAGATGGAGGGGCGCAAGGAtccaggaggagagggaagacCCGCGAGGCCACAGCACGGAGGGGCAGGGAGTGGTCAGACGGCCGACTCACTAGAGAAGGCGCTGTCTCGGAGGCCGGGTTTGCTGGACGCAGGAGCTGGTGAGACGGCGTTGCCAGTGCTGGTGGCCGGGTCCCTGTCAGGAAGCACCACCCTGCGGGAGTCAAGGGTCGGGTGAGCGAGGAGTCCTGGCCTcggcccccacctcctgcctggccaCTCACAAGTAGCCCTCGTTGTTATAGTCATCGTCATCTTCGTCCGCATCCTCACAGGCTGCCTCTGGGGGTAACGACACAGGGTCAGCGGAGCCCAGGACGGGTCTCAGCCGCCTCCCAGCCGGGGCCACGGGGGTCCCAGTCACACCCTCGTTCTCGTAGCTGGCCACGCTGTTGGCTGCAGAGAGAGCGTGAGAGGGAGATTGAGTCAGCTCGGAGGGGGCCTCTGCCCGGTGGCCCAGCCCTGTGGGTCCGGCTCCACGCTTACCACTGTCTGAGTCCTGCCGGGACGACGCCATACGGTGGGAGCCTCCGAGGGGCTGCGGGGACCTTCTGGGCATCAAAGGTCAGAGGTCATGCTGGGGTGGGGCTCTAGGGGGAGAGGGCTTGCAAAAAGGCAAGAGGCCCCCAATCCAAGGAGGTGAGGGGGTAAAGGGGGGGATTTGGCAGGGGGAGGGGTACTTACGGGATGGGGAGCAGGTCTGGCTGGCTCTGGAGCGGGTAGGGAGTGGCGGATGGCCGTGGGACGAGTGTGGCTGAGGACACAGGACCAAGCTGAAGGAAATGACTCCACACCTCACGCCCCTACCCTGGCCAAGGCCTCGAAGGGCAGACTGATCCCTGCCACCCCCAGGGCCCTGGTGAGGCCTGGGCGGGGGGacaccatctccctccccacccccagctcaggCCATGTGGGCGGCCACAGGGGGGAAACAGAACAAAGGCACACGCTATCCCAGGCTAGGAGACCCTCTCCCCACACCCAAGGGAAGGGACACTCATGTACTCACGAGGCAGTTTGATCATGATGCTACTTGGGGTCAAACTGGCAGGAGAGACACAGCTCGGGTCAGCAGCTGGGAGAGGCCCTGGAccccaccccagtcccccagGGGCCCAGCCCCACACAGGGCTTTGAGGTAGTCACACGGGGTCGACAGGGCGGACTCACCTATCGGAGACGGCCGTGTCATATGAGCCTGGGGAAGAGAGGGCCCGTGAGGCAGGAAAAGAGGGTGACGAGGGCAGAGGGTGATGGAGTATGGGGTTCTCAGCGTCTCCGCGTGCAAGAAAGAGTTACAGACAGTCAAAGGCAGGGGAAAGGGTCAGAGAGTAGAGTGAGAATCCCTGGCAGTGTGTCCGGGCATCTGGTCAACCCACCGGCACCCACTCACCTGGCAGCTCCCGGCAACGCACACACAGAGCCATCAGCAGCACGGCCAAGAGAGGCAGCAGCAGGGGCCCCAGCACATAGACAGCCAGGCTGACCGCCTCCATCTGCTTGGACCAGGCCCAGCTGCTCGCTGCACACCCCTCCACACGGAGCAGCAGGGCAACGGCCAGGCCGGGAAGGGTACCGGccgctggctgggagcctggtggaGGGCGGGGGGGTCCCTGGATCCCCTCCCCTCGCTGGGTTGAGCGGGCGTCAGCGCTGGCTCTGGAAGACCCTGGACCCCAGGGTGGTCAGGCCAGGGCCTGGGCTGGAGTCTGGGGCACCAGCCACCCCTACACAGACCCTGTGCCCCAGCCCTACCTGCCCCTCGCTCCGCGCCCGCCTCTCCTCAGCGCCTGCCTGCCTGTGGCAGGAAGCTGTGGTGAGCGCCGGGTGAGGGCAGGAAATCATCGGGGCTCAGCCGGCTGCACCCGCCccctttcccacccccacccagccagtgaggagggggaggaggccgCCTCAGGAGCCACCCTGGGCCCTCCAGAAGGGTCAGCTGGTCTCCCCGGTGAACGGCAACTCATACCCGGGGGAGGAGGGAAAGATGCTTAGAGGCTGGCCAGCGGCTGTGGCCTCCGCAGCTGTGGCTCATGGAGGCAGCAAGGACAGAAGCTCCAACACCGCGAATTCTGAGGGGCCCCCGGGtgtgcccacccccacctcaccctgGCCGGCCTGCCAAGGAGGGCGGGCTCTAGGGGAGACACGGGCATGACTCACGGTCACACAGAGCCAGCTCACTCCACCCCAATGCTCAGCAGCTCAGAAGGACAGGGCTTTGCCCCAGGGCCCACGGGGGTCACCCGACAGCCCCTGGGACCTTGGGACTAGAGAGGGGGCATCCCCCACCATCCAGAGTTCAGAGGTCCCTAACCCAGAGAGACTCCAGCAGGCACTTGGGGTCTGGCTACAAATTTTATTCAGTTACAAATAGCACCGAGCCCCGGGGCTGCTCCAGTGGCGGGGGCTCCCCTGTCCCGAGCCCCCAGTGTCCCCACCTGGCCACCCATGTAGTGTGTGGGAGCTGGAACATGGCCCAAGGCCCCTCCCAGAAAAAGGGCTAGCCGAGGAGGTGGGCCCTGGGCACCTCCCGGGGTGGGCCCGGGGCCAGCTGTGATAGGTCTGCACATAGCAAGCGGTGATCCCTCAGATAAGCACACTGGACACGGGGACCCGGGTGGAGCGTCCTCGCTGGGGCACCACGATCCGGTCATCAGTGGACTCGGCCTCAGGTAACAGACCTGCCGGGGGAGAGAATCAGAGCCAGGgctggatggacagacagacacaggccCAGGGAGGGGATAGACAAGCAGTGGCAAATGGACAGGGCAGCAGAGCCGGGCACACAGCAGGGCATGAGCTCATGGGTCAGGCAACCCCGAAGTCGAGGAAGGGGAGGGCTGAGGACTGACACTGGCCAGGTACACGGGGCTGGGCGGGCAGACAGATGGACAAACAAGCAGCATCATGAAGCTAGGCAGGGAGCTGTGGGCGGACAGCGGGGAGGCCCGACGGACCTTGCACATGCAGCTGAGCCTGCCGGCGGTCGCTCTCAATGAAGATGGCGGTGCCCAAGAAGGCCGCACCCCCGAGCGCCCCCACGAAGGCGCAGAGCATGAGCGAGAACTGCAGGGCTCGGAACTCGGACAAGAAGGAGGGGGGCCAGTCCCGGCGGAGGCGGTCAGAGATCTGCAgggagacaaggaaagaaaagtcaggagagggacttccctgttggtccagtagctaagacttggccttccagtgcagggggcgcaggtttgacCCCGGATGGGGAGCTAAGAGCCCGCATGCCTCACAGCcaacaaaccaaaacataaaacagaagcaacattataacaaattcaacaaagactttgcagaatttttcatcaaaaaaatcttaaaaaaaaaaaaaaggaaaagaaaagtcagGAGAAAGTGGCATGGAAAGGAAGCCCCCAAACTCCAGAAGAATTAAGACTTAAGCCAGGACCTCACCAGTGGAAATCCACCAAGACAAATCCCGCCGGCCGAGCTGAGGTTCCAAGGTGAGGGGTGCCTGGCACAGGGACTCGGATGCCTCACTTGGACTGGACCCTCCAATTTGGCCTGTGCTCAGGCCACTGGCGACTGGCTGGTGCCAGGAACGTAGGGTCCCTTGAAGCCCACCCCAGGCCTGGCCAAGAGGTCCTGCTCACCGAACCAATGAGGTACGGGCTCCCAGCATCACCTAGCAGGTGGGACAGTACAATCTGGAAGGCTTCGGCAGTGGAGCGTCGTGTGGGGATCACCACGTACTGGTGGGAGAGaggagcaggaggcagagggTAAGGACAGAACCGAGGCACACCCTAGGCTGACATCAGGGGAACCCCAGCTGAGAGGTGTGGCTGGGATGAATGGCAGGGCAGGCCCAGACTACAGGCCCACTTGGGGCTGGAAGTCAGTCTCAGGGCTAGGTTCTGAAAAAGGGGTGACCATCACAATTCAAGACAAGTGAGGTtccctatggggcttcccaggtggcactagtggtaaagaacctgcctgctaatgcaggagacataagagacatgagttcaatccctgagtcaggaagatcccctggtgaagggcatgccaacccactccagtattcttgtatggagaatcccatggacagaggagcctggaggggtacagtgtccatagggtcgcaaagaattggacacgactgaagtgacttagcacatatgagGTTTCTGACCCACCGCCCGCTCCCATCAGCCACTGGGGTAACCGTGGGCCAGTTACCTACTTACCAGCAGAATATCAGCCACGATGGCCCAGTTCATGGACAACAGTGTctctccaataaaaatgaaaatctggaGGATGGGAGGTAGGTGGTGAAGGAGAGGGCATGGGATGGGTCTCACCACAACATGAGCAAACACATGGCAGGCTCACCAGGTACCAGGTCCCTCTATTAATTCCTTTGACCCTCACAATACCCCCAGGAAACAGGTGCTacaatcatccccattttacagaagagcaaACACGTGGTGGGCTCACCAGTTACCAGGTTCCTCTATTAATTCCTTTGACCCTCACAACACCCCTAGGAGACAGGTGCTACTggcattcccattttacagcagCTGACActgagcacagagaggttaagtcacttgcccaatgCCACACAGCTAAGAACGGCCAGAGCTGAGATGCAAACCCCAGCACTGCCACTCCAGAGTCGGCTTGGACCCCAGTCCTGCCCCCCAGTGCACCATCCCTCCACCCTGGACCCAGACCACCCCCCTAGACACCTGCTGGCTACTCACGTAGGTGGCCACGATGCTGCCACGGGCGCAGGCGAGGGACAGGAAGAGGAAGGGTGCAGAGCCCAGGAGGCCAGCAGCACAAACCAGTGGGTCAGCCCGGGGGTTGGAGCGGCGGAGGCGGCGGCTGATCTCCACGCCGAGGCCCACACCCAGGACCCCAGTGAGGCAGGTGATGAGTCCAAAGATGAGactaggggagggagagggaaagaggggcGAGTCCTTCTGCCTGTAAAGCCCCCTAGCCTCGCCCTCAAGGCCCCGAGAGGAAGACGGTCCACCCCAGCCACGCTCACAACCCAGGCCTATCCAGGTACAGCATCCCAGAATTCACAAAGCTCCAAGAGGAAGGCACCTACTCCCAGACCAGGAAACTGAGACTCTGGGAGAGGAAGCAGCTGTGGAGTCAGGATTCAGACTGTCCTTGCCTGAGGCTGAATCACAGACCCTCTCCACTTCATCCCCTGCCACCTGCAGGGCCCTCTAGCCTAGTCCCCATCCTGGTACCTGTCAGAGGAAGAGCAGGAGTCTCCAGGAAGGCAGGGGGGGGTCTCCCCCAAGACCACACGGGAACGCAGCAAGAAAGCAGGGGCCCAAAGAGCCAGGGAGCCCGTGACgaaggccacagcagtgaaaccaAGGGAAGACAGGATGAAGCTGGGACTGGACACAATCAGGAGGGAGGAAGTTAGACTCCACCGAGGTATGGGGTCAGAGAGACCGCTGTTCTTCTTCTCTGGCTTATCTGAACTGTCTGGGCACTGGGTGTAAAGGTTGTCCCTGCTCCGAGGATCTGGGCCTGTAATTTAAGCAGCTGCCACAAAGGGGCCACAGCGATAGCATTCCTTGCCTTGGGGATAGGGTCAGCTGACAGAACACAACAAAGACCACACCCATGTAAATCTCAAAACAGACCCCAGGGCCTCCCTGGGGGCCTCAGATGTTAGGTTAGGATGGAACTAAACTCAGATAAAACCAGTCAGTTTccagtaaaggaaatcagtcctgaatattcattggaaggactgatgctgaagttgaaactccagtactttggccacctgatttgaagaaccgactcattggaaaagaccctgatgctgggaaagactgaaggcgggaggagaaggggacgacagaggatgagatggttggatggcatcactgactcaatggacacgggtctgagcaagctccaggagttggtgacgggcagggaggcctggcgtgctatagtccatggggtcacaaagagttggacacgactgagcgactgaactgaaactcactTTCTTGCCAGAGCCCTCAGATCTGCCCACCACGAGGTGGGGTTCAGGGGTGGTGAGTCTGAGTGGCGCTCCACAGCTCCCCTTGGTGGCTCCCGTACTACCAGGAACAGCAGCACAACAGCCAACACTCCTAGACCTGGTGTCACCTGGGGAAAGAGTGGGCTTCAGGAAGGGAACAGATTGGGAAGTACTCGGCCCTGGGGAATAAGACAGCATAAAGGGTGTATAAAGACAATTCAGGGCCCGAGACCTCAACCAACCAATGAGTACTTGCTCAAGGAAGTTAAACCTGTGACTGAAGGGCAGGATGACTGTCACTGTCAGTGGATCCCCTTTCTGCAAGCCTAACTGCTCCCTCCTTGGCAACAACGGACTTTCCCTAACTTTCTTTTGGGAAACCACTGCCTACATCTCTCTCAACTCATTTGGTTCAAAGAGGGTGGGGCTTGAAACCCAGACTTAGCCAACAAGAATCACATTAACCTCCcaggccttccttggtggctgatTCAATGGAAGGCATGCGACCTGCATTCATCTAATCAGACACCATCCAGGACTACTGCTCAAGGATCCAGGCTGCTAAAGTTTCTAAATGGGAAGATAAACATGTGGAGCTTTCATTTGCTTGCGAATGAAGATAACACGGGGGAAAGCAGAGCTgagaaaaaagatgagaaaattccTGGGACAGTGTGGGTGTCCTGGATCCAGCTTTACCTGAAGCTCACCCTGGGACCTTCCATTATGGAGCCAATACAGTCCCATGTGGGGGCTTACAGTTTACAGTGGCTTCTGCCACCTGTAACCAAGAGTTTTATCTAGCACATGGCTTCATGGTGAGAGCAGCTAGGCTTCCTGCAGGCTTAGCAGAGTGAGCAATGACTTAAAAGGGGAGTGCCTGAAGGTATAAAAGGGTGAATCAGTGAGCATAATGCTGACCTCCCAGGCTGTGACCCAACTCACCCGCAGAGCCCAGTGCCAGTCTCCGGCCACATCCTTCACTTTGGAGCCTGCAATGTAACCCAGACCACTGGGGAAAGAGTCGGGGAGGAGAAAGCTGGTCAGTCACGTCCCAGGTGAGGCCCTCCTGCCTCCCTATCAGGCTCGAGGTCCACTCACCTGCCCACCGGGATGGCAAAGTAGAAGACGCTGAGCATCCGACTCCGCTGGTCTGCCACGAAGAGGTCAGCGATGAGGGTGGGCGCGATGGTGGAGTAACtggcctccccaacccccaccaggcCCCGGGTCAGGAGGAGCAGCCAGAATTGCTGGGGAATGAGATATGAGGGAGGTGGCATCCCACCCTGCGGCCAGCCTCCCCGCCAATCTCACCAGCCCACTCTGGGGAGGTGGCGGGGATGGCAGGAGAGGCCTGGGTTTCAGAAGCAAACAGACCTGAgcttgaatcctggctccactACTTACTAGCTGTGACTTTGAGAAAgcaacttaacctctctgagcctcagtttccttatctgtaaaagggGATAATAACAACAACTTGTTCACATAACTactgtgagaactggaccacaaAAGGTCTATTCATCATTTTGCACCTACTGGTGCAAAATAAATCTTGATTTCTATCTCGTCCACCCATCCAAGACACCCCAGTAGTGAATAATGATCTCAGGTGGGGGTTTATTTGTCTGCCAAAGACACCAAAAGCCGACAAGGCACGATCACCCAAGGAAAGGACGTAGTGTCCAGGGCAGAGAGTGAGAACAGAGAGAGGAGAGTTCAAAGGAATAAAGAAGCAATAGCCGGGGAGGTAGGGCGAAAACCAGAAGAGGGGAGTCAGAGAAGTCAGAAGAGTTTCCGGAAGGAAGAAGTGGGTCGACAGAGCCAGAGGCTCCCGGGAGATTAAGGGAGAACAGGCCTAGGAAGTTGGGAGCTACAGTCAGCAACTGAGAGGGCCCTGCTGACTTTGGCGATGGAGTGGTGGGGGCAGGTAAGCCAGCGGTGCTCAAGGCGGGAGTGGGAAGAGAGGAAGTACAGGCGAAGCAGAGCCTTTGACCGGTTGCCCCTTCACCCAGACTGGAGCTGGGGTATGGGAGCCTTTGGGGAAGTCTGGCTAGGAAAAGGAAGACAAACAGAAGGCAGTTCGAGTACAGTTTTTCCCATGGCAGAGGAATGGGAGTGTTTGGTGTGCAGTGGAAGGGGTCAATGGCCAGTCAAAGGGCGAGAGGGGATGATGGACAGAAGAAGGTTCTGGAAGAACAGGGGAGAGGACGGGGTGGGCAGATGACTCAGGCAGGCAAGGGATAAAAGATGGTATGGACCAAGGGAAGCACACAGCTCCCCAGGCCCAGTCTGCAATGACTCCAAAGAGCAGCAGCGAAGACTGAcgggagggctgggggagggggtggggtgggggtggaagcaGGAGCCAGCATGGGACCTCACCTCTCTGGGGATGAAGGACGACCCCAGTGTCACCAGAGACCAGAAGGCAATGCCCCCGCACATGAGATACTTCCGATTGTACCTGTCACCCAGGTAGCCAAACACAGGTGCCAACACCATGTAACTGGAGATGAACACTGGGGGGAAGCAGAGAGTCACAGCCCAGCCTCAGTACCCctacccaccctccaccccagctAGGGAGTATGAAGAGGGGTAGAATAACTCCCAatcctgaaaccatcacagcTTCATTCCGGGGTATGGAtggattggggtggggggagtagtCGTCCAGCCCTATACGCATTGTCTTTCAAATCTTCCACTGTAGAACGGCTGGCCCAGCTGACTTATCCTATCCTCCATACCCTGGCCAGAAATCTTATCTAATCCAGCCCCTCCCTACCTCTCCAACCTCATGCTTATCCACATTTCCACTCTGCACCCCAATGGCCCAACTGCCAAGTTCAATACCAACTTAAGGCTTTGGTATCGAAGGCTATGGAGATGCTGTCCTCTCCATCTCAAACAATCTCTCCTCTCCCCTAAGCTTCACAGACCTCAGCTCCTTTACCTTCGGCTCAGAAACCTTCCCAACCACCACATATCCAATCTTTGTCTAGCTCATCTACTCTGTCTTCTTTGACATAACAGTTATTCCTATAGAATACTATCTCATTATTAGTTCAAGGACTGTTTCCCCCTCATATACAGCAAAACGTTAGTTCCAGGAAGAAAAAGACCTTGCCTGTATTGGGCATGACTGTGTTTCCAGCCCttaacacaatgcctggcacaaaaCAGGTGCAGAGAAAGACCTGTTTCCTCTCTAACTCAACAACTCTTTGGAGCTGGGCAGAACTGGGCCTGTGATCCCATTCTCATTTCATCCAACTTTGGCTTAAATATCTCCATTTCCTTAGTGGTCTGGAGTGGAGCAAAGAACACTGCAAGACCTCATTTCAAGCTCCTCTTCTGCCTCAAACCTGTTGTATGACCCTAGGCAGGTCTTAACTTTTCTCTAAGCCTccgtttctttttaaaagtatagctttaaaaatattttttctttataaaaatatagcctgtttctttataaaaatactacttcctttataaaataagaataacaacAACCCAGATTCTTTGGCTGATAAAAGGATTAGAAGACAATGAGAGCAAGAGGCCTTGCCATGCTCTTTGGGTGTTATCAGCACTCgctccagggcctggcacaagtaggtgctcagaaatgcatgaaggagggaaggaaagtaaAGAGGAGTTGGTCTTGGCTTTGTCTCTCCCATAAATCCCAAAGTTCTGAACAAGTAACACTCACCTCTTTCCCTTCTAGATACCTCCCTCTTCTGCCACTATTTACTGGGTGCGACATTGCACAATCCACTTCACAGGCActacctcatttaatccccacatcAGCCCTAGGAGCTGAGTCTGGTTATTGAGTTCCATCTCACCCACAAGGAAAGTGAGGCTTAGA from Muntiacus reevesi chromosome 2, mMunRee1.1, whole genome shotgun sequence harbors:
- the LAT gene encoding linker for activation of T-cells family member 1 isoform X2; this translates as MEAVSLAVYVLGPLLLPLLAVLLMALCVRCRELPGSYDTAVSDSLTPSSIMIKLPPTLVPRPSATPYPLQSQPDLLPIPRSPQPLGGSHRMASSRQDSDSANSVASYENEGVTGTPVAPAGRRLRPVLGSADPVSLPPEAACEDADEDDDDYNNEGYLVVLPDRDPATSTGNAVSPAPASSKPGLRDSAFSMESGEDYVNVPESEESADASLNGSREYVNVSQELQPGAKTKPETQNSQEVEDEEAPDYENL
- the LAT gene encoding linker for activation of T-cells family member 1 isoform X3 — its product is MEAVSLAVYVLGPLLLPLLAVLLMALCVRCRELPDAENPILHHPLPSSPSFPASRALSSPGSYDTAVSDSLTPSSIMIKLPPTLVPRPSATPYPLQSQPDLLPIPRSPQPLGGSHRMASSRQDSDSANSVASYENEEAACEDADEDDDDYNNEGYLVVLPDRDPATSTGNAVSPAPASSKPGLRDSAFSMESGEDYVNVPESEESADASLNGSREYVNVSQELQPGAKTKPETQNSQEVEDEEAPDYENL
- the LAT gene encoding linker for activation of T-cells family member 1 isoform X1 — protein: MEAVSLAVYVLGPLLLPLLAVLLMALCVRCRELPDAENPILHHPLPSSPSFPASRALSSPGSYDTAVSDSLTPSSIMIKLPPTLVPRPSATPYPLQSQPDLLPIPRSPQPLGGSHRMASSRQDSDSANSVASYENEGVTGTPVAPAGRRLRPVLGSADPVSLPPEAACEDADEDDDDYNNEGYLVVLPDRDPATSTGNAVSPAPASSKPGLRDSAFSMESGEDYVNVPESEESADASLNGSREYVNVSQELQPGAKTKPETQNSQEVEDEEAPDYENL
- the LAT gene encoding linker for activation of T-cells family member 1 isoform X4, whose protein sequence is MEAVSLAVYVLGPLLLPLLAVLLMALCVRCRELPDAENPILHHPLPSSPSFPASRALSSPGSYDTAVSDSLTPSSIMIKLPPTLVPRPSATPYPLQSQPDLLPIPSPQPLGGSHRMASSRQDSDSANSVASYENEEAACEDADEDDDDYNNEGYLVVLPDRDPATSTGNAVSPAPASSKPGLRDSAFSMESGEDYVNVPESEESADASLNGSREYVNVSQELQPGAKTKPETQNSQEVEDEEAPDYENL
- the SPNS1 gene encoding protein spinster homolog 1, whose protein sequence is MSGSDTAPFLSQADDTDDGPAPGTPGLPGSMGNPKSGDPEVPDQEGLQRITGLSSGRSALIVAVLCYINLLNYMDRFTVAGVLPDIEQFFDIGDGSSGLIQTVFISSYMVLAPVFGYLGDRYNRKYLMCGGIAFWSLVTLGSSFIPREQFWLLLLTRGLVGVGEASYSTIAPTLIADLFVADQRSRMLSVFYFAIPVGSGLGYIAGSKVKDVAGDWHWALRVTPGLGVLAVVLLFLVVREPPRGAVERHSDSPPLNPTSWWADLRALARNPSFILSSLGFTAVAFVTGSLALWAPAFLLRSRVVLGETPPCLPGDSCSSSDSLIFGLITCLTGVLGVGLGVEISRRLRRSNPRADPLVCAAGLLGSAPFLFLSLACARGSIVATYIFIFIGETLLSMNWAIVADILLYVVIPTRRSTAEAFQIVLSHLLGDAGSPYLIGSISDRLRRDWPPSFLSEFRALQFSLMLCAFVGALGGAAFLGTAIFIESDRRQAQLHVQGLLPEAESTDDRIVVPQRGRSTRVPVSSVLI